The genomic window GCGCGAACCGCTTCCACCTTCGAAGGTGATGGCGACAACTATATGGTCTCGGCCAATCTTGGCCTGCCTCTGGGGGACAATGGTTTCGTTAACATCACCGGCGAAATGCGCGATGTCGACGGCACCGTCCGCTCGGTGATCCGTGACGATGTGGCCTTTGCTGCGGCAAATGGCTACGCACCCGTCTCTGACTTTCAGGCCATCAACACTTACACAAGCGATGTACCTCAGTACTGGGGCACGCCGGATGTCAAAGATGACGTTAAGCTGTTCATCAACTCGGCCTACCAGATTAATGACAGCATGGAAGTCTACGCGTTTGGTAACTATGCGGAGCGCGAAGTAGAGGGTGGTTTCTTTTACCGTAACGTGGTCGGTGGCTCGAATAACCTTACCGGCGGCTCCACCGGACAGCGCGGCGGCGTTTATGCGGGCCCCACGGTTGATCCGCTAACCGGTCTTAGTAGTGCTACGGGAGTCCCGTCAGTACTTGTGGGCGACCTTGATGGTGGCAGCAGCTGCATCGACGGTATTCCTCTGGGTGGTTCCGGCGGGGTTATTCCTGATCCGACGTTTCTTGCACAGGTGTCGGCAAGCGAGAACTGCTTCTCTTTCATCGAGACAATTCCGGGCGGCTTCGTGCCTCGCTTTGGTGGTACCAACGAAGATATGGCACTGGCAGCGGGTATCCGCGGTGAAATCAACGTGGGCAACGGCCTTGACTACGACCTGAGCGTACAGCGTGGATCCAACCGCACCGATTTCTTTATCCGCAACACCATTAACGCCTCTCTCGGCCCTGCCACCCCGCGTGATTTCGTCCCGGGCGGACAGGAGCAGACCGAAACGGTTTATAACGCCAATTTTGTCTACGGCCTTGATGTCGGCTTTGCGTCTGACCTGAGCATCGCCTTTGGCGCGGAGTTTCGTGAAGAGGAGTTCGACCTGTTTGCCGGCGACCCGGCGTCCTACGAGCTTGGAGTTCTCGCGTCTCAGGGCTTTTCGTCAAGCTCTAACGGCTTTGGCGGCTTTCCCAACGACACCTCAGCCAAGCAGGACAACACGTCGTTTTACATCGATCTTGAAGCCGATGTTACCGATAACCTGACGCTTCAGGCGGCGGCCCGTCACGAAGAGTTCAGCAACTTTGATGGGACGATTACCTATAAGCTTGCAGGTATGTACCGTGTAACGGACAGCTTCCGCCTTCGCGGCGCGGTCTCAACGGGCTTCCACGCACCCACCGCTGGTCAGGCGAACATCACTAACGTCACCACACAAAACGTACAGGGCGTACTGATTGACCAGGGAACACTTCCGCTGTCATCCGCAGCGGGGCAGATAGGTGCTGATTACGTTGAGAGCTTTGGAAATGGACGACCAGGCCTCGATACCGAGGAAGCGGAGAACTTCTCTCTCGGCGTTGTATTTGATATCGGGAACTCTACCTGGACCATCGACTACTACAATATCGATGTGACAGACCGAATCGCGCTGGGTGCCAATGTTGACTTCCTGGATGCACTGAACTTTGCCGGCGGCGGTTCCGACTATGGCACCATATCCGATGCACTCACCGGACTCGACGCGGATGGCATCATCAACCGTCAGGACTTTCTCGGTCTCGACGATCTGGCTGAGTTCCGCTTCTTCAGCAACAGCTTCGATACCAGCACCGAAGGTGTCGACGTTGTGGGTAACATGTACTTTGACTTCCTCAGTGGCAGCTCTACTGTGACTGTGGCGTTTAACTACAACAAAACCGAAGTCACCGATCGCGGAACGGTCAATCCGATCAGCGATGGTCGTGTAGAAGCTCTCGAAGAGCTACTGCCAGAGTACAAAGGTAACGTGACCTGGTCACACGTGCAGGGTAAGTTCCGCACGCTGCTCCGTGCGAACTACTACGGGGACTGGAGATCAACATCTAATGGATACAATGTGGATGCCGCCACCTTGATCGACGCCCAGGTGGCCTACCAGTTCACCGACTCCATAGAAGTGGTTCTAGGTGTGGAAAACCTGTTTGACGAATATCCTGACGAGAACCCAGGTCAGGGTGGTACCGGTCAGCTGTACCCCGAGGACAGCCCCTTTGGTTTTAACGGCGGCACCTGGTATCTGCAGGGACGTCTGGTCTTTTAAGAGGGCCTAACCTTAGGCAAAGAGCTTCGGTAAAGAGCTTCGCCAGCTGCCCGTTTTTGGGGCAGTAAAAACGAAGCAACGAGGGTCGCAGACATAGAAATATGTGCTGCGACCTTTTTTTTGGTGTTGGCAAATCAACTGCATCACGCAGCAGAACCTGTCTCCTACGCACGAGCAACCACCCTCGCCCAATCTGCGAACGCAATGATCCCAAGACCCTGCTAGCCTCACGGCTGTCACTTTGCAAGAGACGCTTGAAGAACCGCTTTGCAGCCGATCCGTCCGGCTTAGTCTGTAGGATCACATCCACGACTTCGCCATGCCCAGCGCCATACCCACCAAAAGTAGACGCTTTCAGGCGAAGCGCTGCGCGCGGCCTCCGCTTCTAGCGAGGGGCGACCCCATCAGCGATTCCGCGCCTGATGCCAGGAAAGAATACAGACCAGCGCGGCATAAAAGCTGGTAAGGACGACCGTGCCCCACCAGCCTCCCTGCCCGTAGGCGATCGTGCCAGTCCAGCTGCCCACCCCTCCGCCGATAAACATCAGCGTTATGTAAAGAGTCATAAGACGGGTGCGAGCTGCAGGCGGGGTGTTGAGGCTGGTCATACGACCTGTCACATCGACCATCGGCCCAACGGTGCTCATGATTGCTATCGGTACCAACAAAAATAACCAGTGAACCGTTGCTAGTCCCAGCGTCAGAATTCCCAAAAAATTAAGTGTCGCCACACGAAAACGTGCACGCTCAGGACCAATACGATCCGCCCAGCGGCCCAGGCGAGGAGTTACCAGCAGGCTAATTGCCGAAAATGCAGCAAGGTATCCCACTGTGTCGGTACCCAGATTCAACTCTGCACTGGTCAGATGTAGTCCGATACCGAGCCAGCAGCTCAGAAAGGCCGAGAATCCCAAGCCCTGTATGATGCCTGAGACGATGACGCGCGGGTGCTTGCGGGCCAGGGCAGTCATATCTAGCTGTTTTCTATAGTATTTTCAAAGGGTTGCGGTGACACAGCCCTTTTTATCTCTACTCTACCTCGTCAGGAGCCTCACCAGGGAGGTGCTCAGCCTTCCAGCGCATAGCCATGTAGATGCGCATGTAGGGGGAAGGGTGGTGATTAAACCAGTTCTCTTCAAATTCAGACGGCTCAAGCTTTCGGTATTCTGCGGTGAGCAGCGCGACCTCGGCCCAGGCATCGGGATTCTGGGTGGCATTGATCGCAAACAGATCGGCTTCATACTCCTGCACATAGACCACGCGGTAAAAAACCGGCGTAGCCAACGATCCCACGACGGTGAGAATTGCCACAAGCAACGGGAACCCCGCGTAGTCGTCTATCCCCCGCACACCCCAGTCCTCGCCTTTACGTCGCAGCAATGCGCGAAAAATCACGTGGCTGAGGAGGAAAAGAGCTAGCAATATTGGCAGCAATGCGAGCATCATTTTAATTGGATGATTGAGCACGTAGTGGCCAATTTCATGAGCCATTACCGCTTCGACACTGTCTACGTCGGCGCGATTGAGAAGATTGTCATTGAGGGCAATTCGCGCCGTTCCGAACAGGCCGCTAACGTTCGCGCTTACGCGATTCGTCTGGCGCGAGGCATCCACCTGCTTTACATCGTCCACCTCCATCCCATTAGCTCGCGCAATCGACAGGATTCGCTCTTTCAAAGGACCTTCGTCCATGGGTCGATATTCATTAAACAGCGGATCGATAAAGACGGGGCTGATGAATAGGGCAAACAGCATAAAGCCGACAGACAGACCAGAACCCCAGGCCCACCAATTATCTTGCGTTCGGCGAATCACCAGGTACAGCAAGCCCACAAACAGCGCGAACAAAAGGGTGGTAACTCCACCCTCTATAAGAAAGTCTCCGAACCAGGCAGAGAAAGATTGAGTCGCCAGACCATATTTATGCTCCGTGTAGAAGTCACTGAACCAGGTAAGTGGAAACAACAATACGGACGACACCAGTGCGTAAATCGGTATGTAGATAAACGCTCGGGCAAAGGGTGACTTTAATTTTGCCTCCGCAAGTTCTCGCCAGCGCCGCGACCAGCCCCGCGAGAGGAACAGCCAGGCAATTAGCACCGCCGCCACCGTATCAAGAAGCATAACGACGTAGCCGGTATTCACGTAACCATCAGTATTGGCAATCGCATCGGCCGAGGTCGAACTCAGATAAGCACGAGTAGAACCTTCGACATCAAATCCTTGAGCAGTCGTTGCCGCAACCAGTAGAAAAAAAGACGCCCCTCCCGTGAGCAACTTCAATAACCGCAACATAGATTCCTCCAATCTATTTTGATAAATGAAGGAAATTTTTCGGTTTCCTCCATCAAAAGCAACCCCTTCCGTTTCGAGAGTCGAGTCAAAAGTGATTGCGGCCCATACAGACTCAAGCCTCTGACACCGCCGTAACCAATAATCTTTGCTTCGAATCACTCGCCCGACAGCAGCTTCGGCGTCGGTTCGACGTTCGGTCGAGAAAATCTTTTGCGATTTTTCAGCTTACTCGCTCCGGCCTAAGATTTCTTCCAATCCGGGGCAGTTAACTTGGCGACACCTTGGCGAAAACCTTGCGATACCTTTGCACTGAGCCACAGTAGATCAGATACTGAACTGCCGCATCGGCTACTGCTCCCTGAGGACACTCGTACTGTCAATCCAGCCTGGCTGACTTTGTCTCCCGTTCACAAGGAATCCCTAATGACGCACCACTCGCTCTACGGTTCACCGTTTTCACTTTACACGGGACGCGCTCGCAGCTACTTGATCAAGGCGGGACTAACCTACCGCGAGACCACGCCCACCAGCGAGCACTATGCGAAGGTCGTGTTGCCTGCTGCCGGCAATCGTCAGGGCATACCAACGCTGGAAACCGCAGACGGTGAGGTTATTCGTGACGGCGCTGCGATTATCGATCATTTTGAGGCCCTGAGCGGCCATGGTTTTTCGCCTAGTCGTATCAAGCAGAACCTGATCAGTCGCTTGTTTGATGTCATTGGGGCCGAGGGGCTCCTGCGACCGGCGATGCACTATCGCTGGAACTTTGATGATCAAAATCTGGAGTTCCTGCGCTTCCATTTTCAGACCATGATGCCAAAGGGTATGAAGGACAAGACCGACAAGGCCATGCAGGCCATGCGCCGAGCAGCGCAGGGCTTTGGCGTCGTTCCTGACACTTTTGCGGTGGTCGAGTCCCTGTATGAACAACTGCTCGATACGCTGGATGCGCACTTTGCCGCAGTTCCTTACTTGCTGGGTAATCGACCTTGCATCGGGGACTTTGGCATGATCGCACCGTTGTACGCTCACCTGGGTCGTGACCCCAAGCCTCTGTCGATGATGCAGACGCGAGCACCTCATCTGTTTCGCTGGGTAGAAAGAATGAACCGCCCGGAACCTGACATTGGTGAGTTCGAAAACCAGGCAGACGGTTATCTACCGGACGATGAAATCCCCGAAACGCTGATAGCAGTCATGCGGCACCTGGCCACTGATTTTGTGCCCGAAACACTTGCAGCGGCAGCCACTATTAATCACTGGCTGTCTACTCAAGATGACCTGGCCTCTGGCGCTACGGCCGAGCGAGGTGTGGGCTTTTGCCAGTTTGAGATCGCTGGGGTCACCATCAGCGCCCTTGCGCAACCTTATCGATTCTATTTGCTGGCGAGAGTTCAGGCGATATACGAGTCGGTGACTGCGGTAGAGCAAGCGACACTGTCGTCGTTACTGGAGGAGGCGGGAATGGGAGAGCTTTTGAGCGCAAGACTGACCCGCGAAATCGCTCGGACAGGAAATCTGGAGGTGTGGTCTTAGTGAGCCGCCGGCGAATAGAGATGACACCGGACTATCAGGCTATGTTGAAAGCAGCCTTTGAGCAGCCGCGCTCTATACCAAGGCGGTGGGCATGCCGGGGCGATCACAGCTTCAGCGAGTCAAACTCCGTAAGTCGCACTAACAGTTCGTTCAGCGGTAGCTCCGCCTGCTCCCGGGTATCTGCTTCGGCGAGGCTGTCTATAGACGCCACGATAGCAATCCAGCAACGCATATGACGCGTGCTCAGTTGCGCCGCTATGTTGATGAGATCCCGCGCCAAAGGCAGGGTGGAAATTGCAACGCGCTTCAGGGATACCAGGGTTTCGACATCGAGCTCCGCATCGCTAAGCAATTCCATCAACTGGTGAACGATCAGCGGCTGTGATTCAAGATCACTTGTGGAAGCGGGCTCCGCGTCTGGTGCCAGAAACGCCAAATTCAGGTGTGACAGAAAATCGCGAAGGACGCTGCGCAGACTAAGCCACTGTTCGCGACGATGGTAGTAGTCGCGCAGCTGCTGCACAAAAGTGAACAGACCCACCAGAAAAAACCCTTCCAGGCAAAAGCCGATGAGCTCCGGAAGCAGGTTCTCCCGAAAAGAAGCGTCGTCCGCCTGGGAGACGAAGAGTGCGTAGAGTCCCAGCCCCCCTACCCCGAAAACCACCAGGGGCAGCATGAAAAGCCAGCGGTTCACTTGTCGACCTCGGCATCGTCAGCAAGTGCTTCAACAACCCTCGAGATTTTGCGGGCTTCCTTTGGCGTGAGATCTGCGGGTATTCCGTGCAGGTAGACCACGCGATCCTTGTTCAGAGGGATTGGGATGACGTCCGGCCGTTGCCCGGGAGCACTGAGGCGCACCGTTTCCAGGGCACGTTCCTCGCGTGTTTTGGTCGATTGTTTGTCCCGTGGCGATGCTGCCTGCGGCACGGCTTTAGAAACAAAGCTGTCTGGTGCTTCCACGAAACGGAAATAGTCGTCGAGGGCCCCTTGCAGGCGCTCCGCATATAGCTCGACCACCTCTCTGCGCAGGCCATCTCCCTGGATATTGAGCAATCGGGACTTGAGCGCATCGATACTTAGCTGTCGGAGGTCCGCTGCCTC from Congregibacter litoralis KT71 includes these protein-coding regions:
- a CDS encoding glutathione S-transferase family protein; the protein is MTHHSLYGSPFSLYTGRARSYLIKAGLTYRETTPTSEHYAKVVLPAAGNRQGIPTLETADGEVIRDGAAIIDHFEALSGHGFSPSRIKQNLISRLFDVIGAEGLLRPAMHYRWNFDDQNLEFLRFHFQTMMPKGMKDKTDKAMQAMRRAAQGFGVVPDTFAVVESLYEQLLDTLDAHFAAVPYLLGNRPCIGDFGMIAPLYAHLGRDPKPLSMMQTRAPHLFRWVERMNRPEPDIGEFENQADGYLPDDEIPETLIAVMRHLATDFVPETLAAAATINHWLSTQDDLASGATAERGVGFCQFEIAGVTISALAQPYRFYLLARVQAIYESVTAVEQATLSSLLEEAGMGELLSARLTREIARTGNLEVWS
- a CDS encoding MFS transporter produces the protein MTALARKHPRVIVSGIIQGLGFSAFLSCWLGIGLHLTSAELNLGTDTVGYLAAFSAISLLVTPRLGRWADRIGPERARFRVATLNFLGILTLGLATVHWLFLLVPIAIMSTVGPMVDVTGRMTSLNTPPAARTRLMTLYITLMFIGGGVGSWTGTIAYGQGGWWGTVVLTSFYAALVCILSWHQARNR
- a CDS encoding TonB-dependent receptor plug domain-containing protein, with translation MAQSAIAQQDTLLEEVIITGTRLADRSAADSPVPVDVISGSDFRVNGSTDLQDMLRTQVPSFNVNSQPISDAATITRPPNLRGLSPDNVLVLVNGKRRHRGSIISFLGGGISDGAQGVDMAAIPSLAIKQVEVLRDGASSQYGSDAIAGVLNFRLRDAAEGFEMVARTASTFEGDGDNYMVSANLGLPLGDNGFVNITGEMRDVDGTVRSVIRDDVAFAAANGYAPVSDFQAINTYTSDVPQYWGTPDVKDDVKLFINSAYQINDSMEVYAFGNYAEREVEGGFFYRNVVGGSNNLTGGSTGQRGGVYAGPTVDPLTGLSSATGVPSVLVGDLDGGSSCIDGIPLGGSGGVIPDPTFLAQVSASENCFSFIETIPGGFVPRFGGTNEDMALAAGIRGEINVGNGLDYDLSVQRGSNRTDFFIRNTINASLGPATPRDFVPGGQEQTETVYNANFVYGLDVGFASDLSIAFGAEFREEEFDLFAGDPASYELGVLASQGFSSSSNGFGGFPNDTSAKQDNTSFYIDLEADVTDNLTLQAAARHEEFSNFDGTITYKLAGMYRVTDSFRLRGAVSTGFHAPTAGQANITNVTTQNVQGVLIDQGTLPLSSAAGQIGADYVESFGNGRPGLDTEEAENFSLGVVFDIGNSTWTIDYYNIDVTDRIALGANVDFLDALNFAGGGSDYGTISDALTGLDADGIINRQDFLGLDDLAEFRFFSNSFDTSTEGVDVVGNMYFDFLSGSSTVTVAFNYNKTEVTDRGTVNPISDGRVEALEELLPEYKGNVTWSHVQGKFRTLLRANYYGDWRSTSNGYNVDAATLIDAQVAYQFTDSIEVVLGVENLFDEYPDENPGQGGTGQLYPEDSPFGFNGGTWYLQGRLVF
- a CDS encoding M48 family metallopeptidase, with product MIRSKDYWLRRCQRLESVWAAITFDSTLETEGVAFDGGNRKISFIYQNRLEESMLRLLKLLTGGASFFLLVAATTAQGFDVEGSTRAYLSSTSADAIANTDGYVNTGYVVMLLDTVAAVLIAWLFLSRGWSRRWRELAEAKLKSPFARAFIYIPIYALVSSVLLFPLTWFSDFYTEHKYGLATQSFSAWFGDFLIEGGVTTLLFALFVGLLYLVIRRTQDNWWAWGSGLSVGFMLFALFISPVFIDPLFNEYRPMDEGPLKERILSIARANGMEVDDVKQVDASRQTNRVSANVSGLFGTARIALNDNLLNRADVDSVEAVMAHEIGHYVLNHPIKMMLALLPILLALFLLSHVIFRALLRRKGEDWGVRGIDDYAGFPLLVAILTVVGSLATPVFYRVVYVQEYEADLFAINATQNPDAWAEVALLTAEYRKLEPSEFEENWFNHHPSPYMRIYMAMRWKAEHLPGEAPDEVE